AGCTGCCTCAACAGGCGTTTGCCGAGCAATCGCCAAAGCCGTCAACCGACCCTCCAGCAGCACCCGAATCTGGAAAATCTCCACAAAGGATTCAGCCGACGTACTGACCACCTCCACGCCGCGATTCTTTACCGTGCGAACCAACCCCCGACGCGACAACTCCTGACACGCCTCCCGAACCGGTGTACGGGACATACACAACTTCTCACCCAAAGCTCCAGCCGTGTACAACGTGCCAGGGACCAGCTCTCCACGGAGAATCCCCTGACGAATCGCATCCACCGCCTGAGCAGTCAACGTTTGTGCCATAACCCCCAACCCTAAAGGAAAGAAATGAACAACCCACACCACGCCTCATTCGCCGTTATCGGAGCGGGGATTATTGGAACCGCTACTGCTCGAGAACTTCAACAGCGCTACCCGGACGCGAACATCACCCTCATCGACAAAGAACCACATGCCGCCAGCCATCAAACCGGGCACAACTCCGGAGTGGTTCATGCCGGACTCTACTACCAGCCAGGAAGTCTTAAAGCGCGACTCTGCCGCCGTGGGGGAGAAAAAATCAGCAGCTATGCGAAAGAACGGGGGCTGCCCTATGAAGAATGCGGAAAAATCCTCGTCTCCCTCTCAAAGGAAGAAGACGAAAGACTGCAACAAATCTTTGAGAAGGCGAAAGCTAACGGTGTACCTGGGGTAGAACTCATTGGGCCTGAAGGAATTAAAGCTATAGAACCGAATGCGGTAGGAAGAATGGCTCTGCACTCTCCGCATACTGCGATTATTGACTACGCCGCAATCACCGCCTCCCTTCTCAAGGAATTCCAAGAAGCAGGTGGCCGAGTGCAGTTGGGAGCCGCGGTCGAAGACCTGGTTAACAACGACAATGGATGCGGTGTGCGTCGGGTAAACGAAGACACTGAAACGTACGACCATGTAGTAGTTTGCGCGGGCCTGCAGTCAGACCGGCTTGCTCAACTAGCCGGGGCGCCCAAATACCCGGTGATTGTTCCGTTTTTTGGGCAGTATTCGCAGTTGGAACAGGCTTATCGGACGATCCTCAATGGCCTGGTCTATCCAGTTCCGGACCCCGCGTACCCCTTTCTCGGCGTTCACCTCACGAAACGAGTAGATGGAGAAATGCTCGTAGGCCCCAATGCCTTCCTGTCCCTGGGGCGCGAAAGCTATCGCGGATGGCCGGTCATCAAAGACAGCCTCGATATTGCCTTAGAACCAGGATTCTGGCGATTCGCGGCAGGGAATATGAAAGCTGCGGGCCGCGAGTTTGGCGCCGTCCTCTCAAGGAAAAAATTTCTGGCTGGAGCTCAGGCCTACGTGCCTGCCCTCGCCGACGCAAAATCCACCCCGATAACTCGAGGGATCCGCGCCCAAGCCATGGAGCATGATGGCAGTCTCGTAGACGATTTCGTAATCCACCACGTTGGGCAAGCCACACTATTGCGCAATGCTCCGTCACCCGGTGCCACATCCTCGCTGGCTATAGCAGAACATTTGGTCACCTGCATCTCAAAGAAATTGGAACTGTGAAAAACTTTGCTTTTCCACAGGATTGACCCCCAAGTGCTTGAGAGGGGAAAAGTCTTGAGAAGGAAGGGTTAATGTTTCCGACATGAACCTTCTCAAGAACTTGCGCGAAATCCACCAGCGGGGAGTGGATTTGGCTCGAGCCGCGTTCAACCTCGGGGGATCAATGGGTTCAGCTCAGCGTGAGCTTGCCGAACTTCTCGGGATTCCCAGGAAAGAAGCCAATCAATGGTTGCGCGTGGCTGACACCCTATTTGGTCGATGTGAGCAGGATTGGTCTGCATATCGGGATGAGACTGTGCAACTCATGCAAAACCACAACCTCAGCATTCAGCAACTGTGCGTGGTGGATCGATATAGCCGTCGAGCCCCTAAAGGCCAGCGGTACCCAATGTGCCGGGAACTGACTCATCTTGCGGCAAAAGCACGCAGTTTAGAAGAACTCGAGGATGTGGCGCGAGAAAAGCTACGCCAACTGACTCCCGATGTCCGACGACGCGCTGAAGCACTGCGTGGAATTAGCTATTCGCGGAGCGCTGATGCGGATGGTCAACTCCATGTGATGGCGCGAGGGCCAGTAGCAGAAATGGAGCGAGTTATTGGGGCGATAGAACGCGCCACCGCCAAAAACTGGGATCGGGAAGGGAATCGGAGCTATAGCCAAGCCATGTTTGACAACTTTGTGACGCTAATTACCGGAGCCCAAAACGGACAGCCTGCCGACAACGCCTATCAACCGGCGGTGGTGATCCGGGTGGAAGAGCTAGATCGCGAAACCCTCCCCTCTCAAGAAGGAAGGCAATTTATGCTCAGCACCGGAGAGACGATCACCACAAGAGAATATCTTGAGATGAAGCTGAACAACTCCGGATGGGTACTTGTTAAGGACCGGGACAATTATCCAGTTGAATTGCACCGCATCCACAGAAGATTCGCCACCGATGCGCAGAGATTCGCTATGGGATGTGACGAAGGGACCTGTGGACACCCAGGATGCACGTTCCGATCGGACATCTGCCAAGCCCACCACATTCAGCCTTGGAGCGAAGGAGGGAAAACATCGGTAGAGAACATGGTTCTCCTATGTCCTCGGCACCATTCCTGGATCCAGCCCGGGAGAGATCGAGTACAGAAAGGAGAAAACGCCCGAGTTGAATGGGTCGGGCGTAATGGAATTCCCCGAGAGGGGAGGGGTCCGTCAGATGCCGTGAAAGGACAAGTTCTTACTGCAAGGGACTAACGCACTCCCTGGAAGCGACGCAGCACCCAGCCTTTCATCAGAAGCAAAACAATACCGAGGGCTATGGAAGCACACCCAAGGATGAGGAAGAATGAGTTCTCAGCTGAGGCGTCCTCCGGATTGTAAAACTTAGCTAGGGTGCCGGCTAAAGACGTGCCCATTGCCACGGCCATGAGCCACAAGGCAAACATCTTAGAAGGAAACGCATGGGGAGCAAGTTTAGTCGCTAAAGAGTTTCCAACTGGGGAGAGCAGCAACTCACCCATAGTGAATAGGAACAGAATCCAGACAATGGCGTAAATCGGCACCGAGTTCTCAGCCGCTCCCGAGAAGGGAAGGAAGAAGAACAAGGAAACACCAATGATCAGATTCGCCACGCCAAATTTCACGGGAGTAGACCATTGGCGCTCACCAAGCTTTGTCCACATGGCGGCGAAAATTACCGAGAAGATGATGATGAAAACCGGGTTAATGGAGTTGACAGCGCCGGGCTTGATCTCAAGACTGCCAATGAATCGATTTAGTCGGACGTCGGCGTAAATAGCGAGCACCGTAAACTGTTGCTGGAAAATACCAAAGAATAGAACCCCGGAGATAAACATGGGGATAAAACCAATTAGGCGAGAACGCTCTTCGACGGTTGTGAGATTTGAGAAATACATCTGACACCACATGATGACAGCAGCTATCAAAGCAATCGCGGTCACAATGTCTGAGAGTCTCTCAATAGGAATGATTCCGCCAGCAATTAACCCAATCACCACAAGGACTACACCAGCAGCGATGAGCCCTCCCTTGAGATAGTCACGGCGGGGGAGGGGGTTAGGAACCTCGTGTCCGGCGGCACCGATCGTAGATTTCCGCATCAGGATATATTGAATCAGTCCAAATGCCATGCCGACAGCAGCAAGTCCGAATCCCCAGTGGAAACCACCAATGCCCCACAAGGCGTTGGTGAGCAGAGGACCAGCCAAAGCACCGATATTAACCCCGAGATAGAAAATAGAAAATCCGGCATCCCGTCGGGTATCTTCTCGAGAATAAAGCTGCCCCAGAACTACCTGGGCACAAGTCTTAATCCCTCCTGACCCCAGAGCGATACATACAAGTCCTATGCTCAGGCCGGTAACACCCGGGACCAATGCAAGTGAGAGATGTCCAAGCATCACAAGGAACGCGGAATAAAAAAGGGTGCGTTCTGAGCCGAAGATTCGATCCGAGATGAATGAGGCGAGCAAAGCTGCCATGTACACCATGCCGCCATACGCACCAACAATGGATGTCGCTGCGCTTTGGGACATACCCAATCCATTTTGGGAAAGGGGGTAATAGATGTAGTAAGCCAGGAGCGCCTGCATACCGTAGAAGCTGAAGCGCTCCCACATTTCTACCCCAAAGAGGTTTGCTAATCCCCATGGATGGCCGAAGAAGGTTCTCTCGGCGGGATTCTGTTGTGCTTGTGTCATGCGGATATTATTGCGCTTTACATAAGGCTTAGTGAAGTAGACCCCAGTTAAACGCTTGGTTTCATTCTAGGTTCGCTCAGTCTCAAGATATGAAGCCGCAGGTAATCTACCTCAGCAGGGGTTAATTTCGTCGCCTGTTCCCTCTCAAGAAGTTTTTGAATATTAGCTACCGCCCGGTCCACCCCGTCGGCATTTTGTGATGAGGGTGGCGTCATAACTCGTGAAGTGATTTGTGTATCATCCATGATTCGAACGAAGAGATACCGCAAGTGGGTGACAAACCGAGCGACACTGAGTGGGTCTTCCGGAGCATCTGGCCCTAGCCCTGTTTTCACAGCCTCCACAGATTCCTTGAGAAGGGAGGTGAGTTTAAGGGTTCGAGCTAAATTGTCGCCGGTAAACTGGGCATTAACAAAATGCATTGCCAACGCAATTGCTTCTTCATCGGGTAATTCCGGGCACAATTTTTCCCGCGCCACGTGGAGAGTGAGTTGCCCCCAGTGAGTTTCTTGGGGATAAAAGTGAGGGACTTCCCAACTGGTGGGGTAAGTAATGACAATCCCTTCGTGTGTGCGGGCGATTGCTTGAGAGAGGTGGTCGGCGAGTGCCAGCAAAATTCCTTGAGAGGGGTGGTTGAAGGCTGGGCCAATTCGCGTCAATGCTTCTCTGCAGCATTCGAAGATTTCGATCGGGATTTCGTCGAGAAATGCGGCAACATTGCGGCCTGAGGCGTCAAGCCGTGTACTAAAAATCTCTTCTGCTTGAGATAGGGCGATATCGTCACCGAGTCGGCGCCGGAAGCCAATTCCCCGCCCCATCAGGATCATTCGCTGCCCGTCTACGGTAACGAGGACGGCGTTGTTATTCATGGAGCGAAGAACCGTTCCCGTTTTGTTTTCCATGCCCATGCTTTTACATTTTAGTTTTTGCTCGACGCAGACCTGCTCCCACGCTATAGCTTGGCTCCATGGCTGCGAATGACGTCGCGATACCAGTAGTAGGATTTTTTCGGGGTTCGCGCTAGTGTTCCGCTTCCATCATCATTGCGGTCGACGTGGATCATACCGTATCGTTTGCGCATTTCACCGGTGGTAAAGGACACTAGATCGATGATCCCCCAAGGGGTGTATCCCATCAAGTCCACACCGTCTTCTAAGACTGCTAATTTCATCTGTTCGATGTGATGCCGCAGGTAATCGATGCGGTCCTCATCATGAACGGTGCCATCCTTTGAGAGAGAGTCGTAGGAGCCATACCCATTTTCCACAATGAACAGCGGCAGGTCGTATCGCTCTGAAAGTGTGATGAGACTGTGGCGCAGTCCGATGGGATCGATGGTCCATCCCCAGTCGGTTGCTTTGAGATGGGGATTGTCAACGGAGCTTGGTAGACCTCCGTTAAAGACCTCTTCCTTCTCAAGGATTGTCTCTGGGTTGGCTTTGACGGTGGTACTCATGTAATAGGAAAAACCTAGGAAGTCTACTGTACCTTCAGCGAGGATATGATCATCACCTTCTTGGAAACCAATGTCATAGCCTTTCCTATCTATTTCCTTGAGAGCGTAGTTGGGCCAGTGGCCTCTGATTTGCACATCTGGAAAAAGGAATCGTTCATGTAGCGCTTGGTCTGCGGCCATGATGTCGGCTGGGTTGCAGGAGTAGGGATAGATGGCAACGAAGGAGATCATGGCACCGATTTTCAGGTCTGGATCGATGTCATGCCCGGCTTTGACGGCTAGAGCGCTAGCTATGAGCTCGTTGTGTGCGACTTGCAGTAGTACTTCTCGGTCATCGTCCTCTGGCTGGAGGGTCACTCCTGAGTTGGTCCACAGGAATAGTGGGTTGCGGGTGTCCATCTGGTTGTTGATTTCGTTGAACGTCAGCCAGTAGCGAACTTTGGTGTGATAGCGCTGGAAACATACTTTCGCGAAGCGGAGGAAGTGGTCAACTACTTTTCGGTTTCGGAATCCGCCATAGTGTCGGGCGAGGTGGAGCGGGAGCTCAAAGTGCGATAGCGTGACGACGGGCTGGATTCCGTGTGCATTCAGCTTGTCGAAAAGATGATCATAGAATTCGAGGCCTGCCTCGTTGGGTTCGTCTTCGTCTCCCCGGGGAAAAATTCTGCTCCATTGGATTGAGGTGCGGAAGCATTTCAACCCCATTCCGGCAAGGAGTTCTACGTCTTCTTCATATCGGTGGTAAAAGTCCGACGCTACCTGGTTCGGGTAGTACTCGTCTGCTTCGATGTCTTTTGTAATGCGTCGGGGTACGTTGTGCGCTCCCCCAGTGAGAACATCGATAACGCTGGGACCTTTTCCATCCTCGTTCCAAGCCCCTTCTATTTGGTGCCCGGCGACGGCGCCTCCCCAGAGAAAATCAGCGGATAAAGTGTCGTTGCTCATAGCTGAGCTCCTTCGGTTCGTTTGATAGCGGCGAGTTCTTCGCCTTCTTTGAGATGAGTCACGGGACGAGGTATCACAGTGCCGACTTCCTTGGAATTGGTCAGGACAACGGCGGTGATGGGGGAGTAGCCGGCGTCGACAATCTTTTGGCGATCAAATTCCAACAGCAAGTCTCCCTTGCGTACGCGTTGTTTTTTGGCGACGTGAACGGTAAAGGGCTCACCATTCATGGCGACGGTATCCAGTCCGACGTGGATGAGCAGATCGAGACCGTCGTCGGATCTTAGTCCTATGGCGTGACCACTGGGCATAACCGTCACAATGGTGCCATCGAAGGGTGCATGGACAGTACTGCCGTCTGGGTCGATGGCGCACCCTTCTCCGAGACTGCCACTGGCGAACACTTCGTCCGGAATTTCCTTGAGAGGGAGAGGGTGGCCAGATAGCGGGCTAGACAATCGGCTAACGCCTTGTTCTCCTCCGATGGATGTTTCGTAGGCGGTGAGGGCATCTTGGTTGTCTTCTTCGGTTTTGGGATCGGTAAATCCGACAACTAGCACGAGAAGGATAGCACCGACGAAAGCGACGAGACAGCCGATAACTTCACCCAGAAGTGAGAGCGAGTTATCTGTTGAATGGGCGTTCATAATAGTTAACATCCCTGGTAGACCAGCATAAACGTAGTATCGGGAGCCGAATAGCGAAATCACTACTGCGCCCACGGCACCCGCCGTACATCCACAGATGAATGGTTTCTTGAGACGGAGCGTTACACCGTAGATCGCCGGTTCGGTGATCCCGAAAATCCCGGTGAGGGAAGCGGATCCAGCGACACCACGCAAGCTGGGGTTTCGGCTGCGGAGGAATACCCCAAACGCTGCTCCTACTTGGCCGATGACTGCTGCGGTTTGGAAAGCTTGGAAAGAGTCTGAACCGTATTGCTCGAAGTTAGAGAGCACCACGGGGGTAATTCCCCAATGTACGCCGAAGATAACAATTACTTGCCAGAATCCTCCGATGATGGCGGCAGCGAGTGGGGGGAAGAAATCTACG
This genomic interval from Corynebacterium poyangense contains the following:
- the lhgO gene encoding L-2-hydroxyglutarate oxidase; amino-acid sequence: MNNPHHASFAVIGAGIIGTATARELQQRYPDANITLIDKEPHAASHQTGHNSGVVHAGLYYQPGSLKARLCRRGGEKISSYAKERGLPYEECGKILVSLSKEEDERLQQIFEKAKANGVPGVELIGPEGIKAIEPNAVGRMALHSPHTAIIDYAAITASLLKEFQEAGGRVQLGAAVEDLVNNDNGCGVRRVNEDTETYDHVVVCAGLQSDRLAQLAGAPKYPVIVPFFGQYSQLEQAYRTILNGLVYPVPDPAYPFLGVHLTKRVDGEMLVGPNAFLSLGRESYRGWPVIKDSLDIALEPGFWRFAAGNMKAAGREFGAVLSRKKFLAGAQAYVPALADAKSTPITRGIRAQAMEHDGSLVDDFVIHHVGQATLLRNAPSPGATSSLAIAEHLVTCISKKLEL
- a CDS encoding HNH endonuclease signature motif containing protein, which translates into the protein MNLLKNLREIHQRGVDLARAAFNLGGSMGSAQRELAELLGIPRKEANQWLRVADTLFGRCEQDWSAYRDETVQLMQNHNLSIQQLCVVDRYSRRAPKGQRYPMCRELTHLAAKARSLEELEDVAREKLRQLTPDVRRRAEALRGISYSRSADADGQLHVMARGPVAEMERVIGAIERATAKNWDREGNRSYSQAMFDNFVTLITGAQNGQPADNAYQPAVVIRVEELDRETLPSQEGRQFMLSTGETITTREYLEMKLNNSGWVLVKDRDNYPVELHRIHRRFATDAQRFAMGCDEGTCGHPGCTFRSDICQAHHIQPWSEGGKTSVENMVLLCPRHHSWIQPGRDRVQKGENARVEWVGRNGIPREGRGPSDAVKGQVLTARD
- a CDS encoding peptide MFS transporter, which encodes MTQAQQNPAERTFFGHPWGLANLFGVEMWERFSFYGMQALLAYYIYYPLSQNGLGMSQSAATSIVGAYGGMVYMAALLASFISDRIFGSERTLFYSAFLVMLGHLSLALVPGVTGLSIGLVCIALGSGGIKTCAQVVLGQLYSREDTRRDAGFSIFYLGVNIGALAGPLLTNALWGIGGFHWGFGLAAVGMAFGLIQYILMRKSTIGAAGHEVPNPLPRRDYLKGGLIAAGVVLVVIGLIAGGIIPIERLSDIVTAIALIAAVIMWCQMYFSNLTTVEERSRLIGFIPMFISGVLFFGIFQQQFTVLAIYADVRLNRFIGSLEIKPGAVNSINPVFIIIFSVIFAAMWTKLGERQWSTPVKFGVANLIIGVSLFFFLPFSGAAENSVPIYAIVWILFLFTMGELLLSPVGNSLATKLAPHAFPSKMFALWLMAVAMGTSLAGTLAKFYNPEDASAENSFFLILGCASIALGIVLLLMKGWVLRRFQGVR
- a CDS encoding PRD domain-containing protein, with product MGMENKTGTVLRSMNNNAVLVTVDGQRMILMGRGIGFRRRLGDDIALSQAEEIFSTRLDASGRNVAAFLDEIPIEIFECCREALTRIGPAFNHPSQGILLALADHLSQAIARTHEGIVITYPTSWEVPHFYPQETHWGQLTLHVAREKLCPELPDEEAIALAMHFVNAQFTGDNLARTLKLTSLLKESVEAVKTGLGPDAPEDPLSVARFVTHLRYLFVRIMDDTQITSRVMTPPSSQNADGVDRAVANIQKLLEREQATKLTPAEVDYLRLHILRLSEPRMKPSV
- a CDS encoding 6-phospho-beta-glucosidase, with the protein product MSNDTLSADFLWGGAVAGHQIEGAWNEDGKGPSVIDVLTGGAHNVPRRITKDIEADEYYPNQVASDFYHRYEEDVELLAGMGLKCFRTSIQWSRIFPRGDEDEPNEAGLEFYDHLFDKLNAHGIQPVVTLSHFELPLHLARHYGGFRNRKVVDHFLRFAKVCFQRYHTKVRYWLTFNEINNQMDTRNPLFLWTNSGVTLQPEDDDREVLLQVAHNELIASALAVKAGHDIDPDLKIGAMISFVAIYPYSCNPADIMAADQALHERFLFPDVQIRGHWPNYALKEIDRKGYDIGFQEGDDHILAEGTVDFLGFSYYMSTTVKANPETILEKEEVFNGGLPSSVDNPHLKATDWGWTIDPIGLRHSLITLSERYDLPLFIVENGYGSYDSLSKDGTVHDEDRIDYLRHHIEQMKLAVLEDGVDLMGYTPWGIIDLVSFTTGEMRKRYGMIHVDRNDDGSGTLARTPKKSYYWYRDVIRSHGAKL
- a CDS encoding beta-glucoside-specific PTS transporter subunit IIABC, encoding MAEKVRDYPQLAADILKLVGGEKNIHNATHCATRLRLVLKETPADAKQKVASLPGVITVIENSGQFQVVIGTHVGEVYESLMENSSISAADTDSQPKASILNRIIATMSAVFAPFIYVLAAAGFIQGILILIRLAWPPFTDSGTDRVFSLISWAPFTFLPIFIAITAAKHFKVNIFVAVFCCAALVSPDLSTLAGQVADGEKISFLGMALSSTTYTSTVLPPLILVWILSYLEHFLNRQIKGVAQSILVPFISALVMVPLTLLTLGPLSAAGADAIANGYNWLVDFFPPLAAAIIGGFWQVIVIFGVHWGITPVVLSNFEQYGSDSFQAFQTAAVIGQVGAAFGVFLRSRNPSLRGVAGSASLTGIFGITEPAIYGVTLRLKKPFICGCTAGAVGAVVISLFGSRYYVYAGLPGMLTIMNAHSTDNSLSLLGEVIGCLVAFVGAILLVLVVGFTDPKTEEDNQDALTAYETSIGGEQGVSRLSSPLSGHPLPLKEIPDEVFASGSLGEGCAIDPDGSTVHAPFDGTIVTVMPSGHAIGLRSDDGLDLLIHVGLDTVAMNGEPFTVHVAKKQRVRKGDLLLEFDRQKIVDAGYSPITAVVLTNSKEVGTVIPRPVTHLKEGEELAAIKRTEGAQL